A section of the Chryseobacterium ginsenosidimutans genome encodes:
- a CDS encoding cbb3-type cytochrome c oxidase N-terminal domain-containing protein: protein MKQRTPVVVNILIIIGLLIVFYYLFVQSYAFLGSPYFWGTVVIGAILAYIHSAIGDLIENNKFKKLSPEEKAAYLAEKKVPFLRRMYDAAFKKQSAAEEKDILIDHGFDGIMELDNQLPKWWVGLFYFGTAFCIVYICAFSFTDFAHPLSEYEKEYKEQLAAIDKYNKEQPPVTIETAKYSADNIAEGKELFKTNCASCHREDGGGGIGPNLTDNFWINQPEKTLFKNVFHMDWNGSPNNPTMRAFGKNGEVSGGEIEKIAAYVYHINQEQAPVTQAQGGAAPQGTEAHWEKE from the coding sequence ATGAAACAAAGAACACCGGTTGTTGTAAACATTTTAATAATAATTGGACTTTTAATAGTTTTTTATTATCTGTTTGTACAAAGTTATGCCTTCTTAGGATCTCCTTATTTCTGGGGAACTGTAGTAATTGGCGCTATTTTAGCATACATCCACAGTGCGATCGGAGATTTGATTGAGAATAATAAATTCAAGAAATTATCTCCTGAAGAGAAAGCAGCATATTTAGCAGAAAAGAAAGTTCCTTTCTTGAGAAGAATGTATGATGCAGCCTTCAAAAAACAATCTGCAGCTGAAGAAAAAGATATCCTTATCGACCATGGTTTCGACGGAATTATGGAATTGGATAACCAATTGCCAAAATGGTGGGTAGGCTTATTCTATTTTGGGACTGCTTTTTGTATTGTGTATATATGTGCATTCTCTTTCACAGATTTCGCTCATCCATTAAGCGAATATGAAAAAGAATATAAAGAGCAATTGGCAGCAATTGACAAATACAACAAAGAACAGCCTCCTGTAACGATTGAAACAGCTAAATATTCGGCTGATAATATCGCAGAAGGTAAAGAGTTATTCAAAACCAACTGTGCTTCTTGTCACAGAGAAGATGGTGGTGGTGGTATCGGTCCGAATTTAACAGATAATTTCTGGATCAATCAGCCTGAGAAAACTTTATTCAAGAATGTATTCCATATGGACTGGAATGGTTCACCTAACAATCCTACCATGAGAGCATTCGGTAAAAACGGAGAAGTTTCTGGTGGTGAAATTGAAAAGATTGCAGCGTATGTCTATCACATTAACCAAGAACAGGCACCTGTAACACAAGCTCAAGGTGGAGCAGCTCCTCAGGGAACTGAAGCTCATTGGGAAAAAGAATAA
- a CDS encoding cbb3-type cytochrome oxidase subunit 3: protein MIPQNFKDILSNTENAGFYQTLALIFFMLFFVALVIYVFSKPKKYYKEEEEAPLQDDQDDDFNLKN, encoded by the coding sequence ATGATACCTCAGAACTTTAAAGATATATTATCCAACACAGAAAACGCAGGTTTTTACCAAACACTGGCTCTGATTTTCTTTATGCTGTTCTTCGTAGCTCTGGTAATTTATGTTTTTAGCAAGCCTAAAAAATATTACAAAGAAGAAGAAGAAGCGCCTCTGCAGGATGATCAAGATGACGATTTTAATCTAAAAAATTAA
- the ccoN gene encoding cytochrome-c oxidase, cbb3-type subunit I, with translation METQKFSYDNSIVRAFLYATVGFGIIGFLFGLTAALMLFYPELPEFFFGTDDTTINSMGGSIQGLINTHGAFGFGRIRMLHTSTVIFAFVMNIVYVGVYYSLQRLLKTRMYSDTLSWIHFWTWQIMILVTYVTFFMGINTSKEYAEHEWPIDILITFSWVIFGANMFLTIAKRRVRHLYVAIWFYIGTWIAVAMLHIFNNLEVPLSFTGWKSYSAYAGVKDAIVQWWYGHNAVAFVLTTPVLGLMYYFLPKAADRPVFSYKLSIIHFWSLIFVYIWAGPHHLQYTALPAWAQAVGTGFSIMLIAPSWGGMLNGLLTLRGAWDKVRENPILKFFVVAVTCYGMATFEGPLLATKNINKIGHFTDWVIGHVHLGALGWNGFMAFGVIYYLIPILWRTKLYSTKLANWHFWLGTLGIIFYAVPMYISGFTQGLMWKQFNPDGTLVWKNWLDTVTAIIPYFKMRFVGGLFYLSGALLMVVNLIATVRKGSFQKDVPAEAPALAHIGKNRKEGEGTHLWLERTPVLLGILSLLTISIGSMVEIIPTLSLKKSVPTISAVKPYSPLELEGRDIYIREGCNACHSQMVRPFRDEITRFNGKNGQYSKAGEFIYDRPFLWGSKRTGPDLHREGGKNPSAWHYKHMYNPRSTSAGSIMPRYPWLIATNLDRSKMVDKIKLMKSAFDVPYTKAGIDSANSWADNQAKKIVKEIMSEAPDLKEAYAKRPKGELEKKEIVALISYLQRLGTDIKTTEIKTASNN, from the coding sequence ATGGAAACACAAAAGTTTAGTTATGACAACAGTATTGTTCGGGCATTTCTTTATGCGACCGTGGGATTCGGGATCATAGGGTTTTTGTTCGGGCTTACAGCGGCATTAATGCTTTTCTATCCTGAACTTCCAGAATTCTTTTTTGGAACAGATGATACAACCATTAACAGTATGGGTGGTAGTATCCAAGGATTAATAAACACACATGGTGCATTTGGATTCGGAAGAATCAGAATGTTGCACACCTCCACTGTAATCTTTGCATTCGTAATGAACATCGTCTATGTAGGGGTTTATTACTCATTACAGCGATTGTTAAAAACAAGAATGTACAGTGATACATTGTCTTGGATCCACTTCTGGACATGGCAGATTATGATTCTGGTGACTTATGTTACATTCTTTATGGGAATTAATACTTCTAAAGAATATGCAGAACACGAATGGCCGATTGACATCCTGATTACGTTTTCGTGGGTGATTTTCGGAGCAAATATGTTCTTAACTATTGCAAAAAGAAGAGTAAGACACTTATATGTAGCAATCTGGTTCTACATTGGAACATGGATCGCAGTAGCGATGCTTCATATCTTTAACAACTTAGAAGTTCCTTTATCTTTCACAGGCTGGAAATCTTATTCAGCTTACGCAGGGGTAAAAGATGCTATTGTACAATGGTGGTACGGTCACAATGCGGTTGCATTCGTATTGACAACTCCTGTTCTTGGTTTGATGTATTATTTCTTACCAAAAGCTGCGGACAGACCTGTATTCTCATACAAACTGTCTATTATTCACTTCTGGTCATTAATTTTCGTATATATCTGGGCTGGTCCTCACCACCTTCAATATACTGCACTTCCGGCTTGGGCACAGGCAGTGGGAACAGGTTTCTCAATCATGCTTATTGCACCATCTTGGGGAGGAATGCTAAATGGACTTCTTACACTGAGAGGAGCTTGGGATAAAGTAAGAGAAAATCCTATTTTGAAGTTCTTCGTAGTTGCAGTTACCTGTTATGGTATGGCAACATTTGAAGGTCCGCTTTTGGCAACTAAAAACATTAATAAAATCGGTCACTTTACAGACTGGGTAATTGGTCACGTACATTTAGGTGCATTAGGATGGAATGGTTTCATGGCATTCGGTGTTATTTATTACCTGATCCCAATCTTGTGGAGAACGAAATTATATTCTACAAAATTAGCTAACTGGCATTTCTGGTTAGGAACATTGGGTATTATTTTCTATGCAGTACCAATGTATATCTCAGGTTTCACTCAGGGATTAATGTGGAAACAATTCAACCCAGACGGAACTTTAGTTTGGAAAAACTGGCTAGACACAGTAACAGCGATTATTCCTTACTTTAAAATGAGATTCGTAGGTGGATTATTCTATCTTTCAGGTGCATTGTTAATGGTAGTTAACTTAATTGCAACGGTAAGAAAAGGATCATTCCAGAAAGATGTACCTGCAGAAGCTCCGGCTTTGGCACACATCGGGAAAAACCGTAAAGAAGGAGAAGGTACTCACCTTTGGTTAGAAAGAACTCCTGTATTGTTAGGTATTTTATCTTTATTAACAATCTCAATTGGTAGTATGGTGGAAATTATCCCTACACTATCACTTAAGAAAAGTGTACCTACGATTTCGGCAGTAAAACCATATTCGCCATTAGAATTAGAGGGTAGAGACATTTATATCAGAGAAGGATGTAACGCTTGTCACTCACAGATGGTAAGACCATTCAGAGATGAGATTACAAGATTTAACGGCAAAAACGGACAGTACTCTAAGGCTGGAGAATTCATTTACGACAGACCTTTCCTTTGGGGATCAAAAAGAACAGGACCGGATTTACATAGAGAAGGGGGTAAAAACCCAAGCGCTTGGCATTACAAACACATGTACAACCCAAGATCTACATCTGCAGGTTCTATCATGCCTCGTTACCCTTGGTTGATTGCTACAAACCTAGACAGATCTAAGATGGTAGATAAAATTAAGCTAATGAAAAGTGCATTTGATGTACCTTACACAAAAGCGGGAATTGATTCTGCAAATTCTTGGGCAGATAACCAGGCAAAGAAAATCGTAAAAGAGATCATGTCTGAAGCTCCTGACTTGAAAGAAGCTTATGCTAAGAGACCGAAAGGAGAATTAGAGAAAAAAGAAATCGTAGCTCTAATCTCTTATCTACAAAGATTAGGAACAGATATCAAGACAACTGAAATAAAAACAGCAAGTAATAACTAA
- the ccoS gene encoding cbb3-type cytochrome oxidase assembly protein CcoS has translation MDILYLMILCSVSLAAVFLVVFIVSARKGQFEDDESPAVRILFDSDEIKETEETGNKESDKEKGESNKIEKKVNS, from the coding sequence ATGGATATTCTATATTTAATGATCCTTTGCAGTGTTTCTTTGGCTGCAGTTTTCCTGGTCGTGTTTATAGTATCCGCCAGAAAAGGACAGTTTGAAGATGATGAGTCTCCAGCTGTCAGAATTCTCTTTGACTCCGATGAAATAAAGGAAACAGAAGAAACTGGCAACAAAGAAAGCGATAAGGAAAAAGGAGAAAGTAATAAAATTGAGAAAAAAGTGAATAGTTGA